The proteins below are encoded in one region of Thermothelomyces thermophilus ATCC 42464 chromosome 1, complete sequence:
- a CDS encoding acetyl-CoA C-acetyltransferase, protein MAGQFRYALRVSPQLRTGSIRLFSSQACLRQEIRDAYILSASRTPTAKFNGSYLSVSGPELGAVAIKSALEKSRVPVSKVTDVYMGNVLQASVGQAPARQASVFAGLPPTVEAITINKVCASGLKAVAFAAQNIQLGLSEAQIAGGFENMSRVPYYVPRASGLPSFGHVKMEDGLIKDGLTDVYDQIHMGNCAENTAKKYNISREEQDEYAIQSYQRAQAAWKNNAFADEIAPVTVKGKKGDTVITTDEGYLDIKLEKVPTLKPAFVRDGTGTVTAANSSTLNDGASALVLGSKAIAQEYGAGSRVLARICSSADAAVDPIDFPIAPAKAVPIALERAGITKDQVAVWEFNEAFAAVIKANEKILGLEGARVNPLGGAISLGHALGSSGSRILVTLLHQLKPGEYGVAAICNGGGAATAMVVQRIESV, encoded by the exons ATGGCGGGGCAATTTAGGTATGCGCTGCGGGTATCGCCGCAGCTCAGAACCGGCTCAATTCGGCTCTTCTCGTCGCAAGCCTGCCTTCGTCAAGAGATTCGGGATGCCTACATCCTGAGCGCTTCCCGCACGCCAACGGCAAAA TTCAATGGATCCTATCTGAGCGTTAGCGGGCCCGAACTCGGCGCTGTTGCCATCAAGTCCGCGCTCGAGAAGTCGAGAGTTCCCGTTTCCAAAGTCACCGATGTCTACATGGGAAATGTGCTCCAGGCCTCCGTTGGACAGGCTCCGGCGCGCCAAGCCTCCGTTTTCGCCGGCCTTCCTCCCACAGTCGAAGCGATTACCATCAATAAGGTTTGCGCCTCTGGGTTGAAGGCCGTTGCATTTGCGGCCCAGAATATTCAGCTCGGCCTCTCCGAGGCGCAGATCGCCGGCGGGTTTGAGAACATGTCGAGGGTGCCATATTACGTGCCGCGTGCTAGCGGGCTACCTAGCTTTGGTCATGTCAAGATGGAGGATGGGCTCATCAAGGACGGTCTTACCGATGTCTACGACCAGATCCACATGGGCAACTGCGCCGAAAACACGGCCAAGAAATACAACATCTCCCGAGAGGAGCAAGATGAGTACGCCATTCAGTCATACCAGCGGGCGCAGGCCGCCTGGAAGAACAACGCGTTTGCCGACGAGATTGCTCCGGTCACAGTTAAGGGGAAGAAGGGCGATACGGTCATTACCACAGATGAAGGATACCTGGACATCAAACTGGAAAAGGTGCCCACCCTCAAGCCGGCGTTCGTCCGTGACGGGACCGGCACCGTGACGGCGGCCAACTCGTCAACCCTCAACGACGGCGCCAGCGCGCTCGTCCTAGGCAGCAAGGCGATTGCGCAGGAGTACGGCGCTGGTTCGCGTGTCCTGGCTCGCATCTGCAGTTCGGCCGACGCGGCCGTGGATCCGATTGACTTCCCGATTGCGCCAGCCAAGGCGGTCCCCATTGCTTTGGAGCGGGCGGGGATCACCAAAGACCAGGTTGCCGTCTGGGAGTTCAACGAGGCCTTCGCCGCGGTTATCAAGGCCAACGAGAAG ATTCTTGGCTTGGAGGGTGCAAGGGTGAACCCGCTTGGCGGAGCCATCTCCCTGGGCCATGCCTTGGGCAGCTCAGGTTCACGGATTCTGGTGACGCTGTTGCACCAGCTCAAACCTGGCGAGTATGGTGTTGCGGCGATCTGCAACGGTGGTGGTGCGGCAACGGCGATGGTTGTGCAAAGGATCGAATCTGTGTAA
- a CDS encoding SPT3-like protein (1| SAGA-like transcriptional regulatory complex subunit Spt3 [Metarhizium anisopliae ARSEF 23] Contains conserved domain TFIID-18kDa[pfam02269], Transcription initiation factor IID, 18kD subunit. This family includes the Spt3 yeast transcription factors), producing the protein MANYLSLNFKMMYVSGETGEPSVETTGIIEDIVRQQVIEILKNCTELAARRGSRSITINDLIFQIRDDAPKVSRLRTFLSWKDVRKNVKDSDDKGGDADLGAAEDPVGGVVAGGPVDDTAKKNKKAKVGLPWEPASYFSVEVPEREDEEDEEEEEMNYITLQRLRKADERTKAMTKEEYVTWSEYRQASFTYRKGKRFREWAGFGIVTDSKPSDDIVDILGFLTFEMVQTLTEEALKIKENEDQYRERTGENAGKKRKLPGGGGLFDPPSEGRTPVEPRHIQEAFRRLQQRPKKSRAMLNGTRLQQRTSLKLI; encoded by the exons ATGGCTAACTATCTCTCCCTCAACTTCAAGATGATGTACGTGTCTGGCGAAACGGGAGAGCCGTCTGTCGAGACAACAGGCATTATCGAGGACATTGTCCGGCAGCAAGTCATTGAAATT CTCAAAAACTGTACCGAACTAGCCGCGCGGCGCGGGTCGCGCTCCATCACCATCAACGACCTCATCTTTCAGATTCGCGACGACGCCCCCAAGGTATCGCGGCTTCGCACTTTCTTGTCGTGGAAGGATGTGCGCAAGAACGTCAAGGACTCGGACGACAAGGGCGGTGACGCGGATCTGGGCGCCGCAGAGGACCCCGTGGGCGGCGTGGTTGCCGGTGGGCCGGTGGACGACACGGCgaagaagaacaagaaggCCAAGGTCGGACTGCCCTGGGAGCCGGCGTCGTACTTCTCCGTCGAGGTTCCGGAgcgcgaggacgaggaagacgaggaggaggaggagatgaACTACATCACGCTCCAGCGGCTGCGCAAGGCCGACGAGCGGACCAAGGCCATGACCAAGGAGGAGTACGTCACCTGGTCCGAGTACCGTCAGGCGTCCTTCACCTACCGCAAGGGCAAGCGGTTCCGCGAGTGGGCCGGCTTCGGCATCGTGACGGACAGCAAGCCGTCGGACGATATCGTCGACATCCTCGGCTTCTTGACCTTTGAGATGGTCCAGACCCTGACCGAGGAGGCGCTCAAGATCAAGGAGAACGAGGACCAGTACCGCGAGCGCACGGGCGAGAACGCGGGCAAGAAGCGCAAGCTACCcgggggcggcggcctgTTCGACCCTCCCAGCGAGGGCCGCACCCCCGTCGAGCCGCGTCATATCCAGGAGGCCTTCCGGAGGCTCCAGCAGCGGCCAAAGAAGTCGAGGGCCATGCTCAACGGCACCAGGCTGCAACAACGCACGTCGCTCAAATTGATATGA